The following coding sequences are from one Triticum dicoccoides isolate Atlit2015 ecotype Zavitan chromosome 4A, WEW_v2.0, whole genome shotgun sequence window:
- the LOC119286595 gene encoding glycosyltransferase family 92 protein Os08g0121900-like — protein MVHHRRRSCLRRVLTIAGGVSAGLLLLAGGHTYAHGQLFSPGLLPLGLGADCSPSFAPPPFAPPPFALSPLPPYLLSDLEADASPPQPEANLPRRLLPIHRSPPCLPSNSESGADRSPPQHDDADAVLLPDWEVLVLTDAEPGAKATCAFQGGASSPASALGRLPGSGRHAYICPMPEPARSLQPLQAPVLLPTSASSADCPGRALLNWTGRIAFSSATLDSGDVLVFEKGVNHVAGGVQCLYRYCGETHAVVASFPAITSVQQVTRCPAPPIHLNSRNTEFRVTVAATGEDPIPTLVTYRPWQSESGLPVAPEKNLICACTMIHNVSKFLREWVLYHAAVGVDHFILYDNGSKDDLADQVAQLRSAGISISTVPWPWIKMQEAGFSHCAATHQSSCKWMAFIDVDEFVFSPNWERSEKPSKSMLEAIVQVDPDVGQVHLWCFDFGPSGQTSHPQEGVIQGYTCRLKRFLRHKSLVLLAAVDHSLENAIHHFTLKAGFKSIRSMQARVNHYKYQAWTEFKHKFKRRVSAYVADWRDPINLESADRAPGLGVDGVEPVDWAQRYCDIKDNLLQKLSSRWFGNGLGSPGSQDT, from the coding sequence ATGGTGCATCACCGGCGCCGCAGCTGCCTGCGCCGTGTCCTCACCATCGCCGGCGGTGTgtcggccggcctcctcctgcTCGCCGGCGGCCATACCTACGCCCACGGCCAGCTCTTCTCGCCGGGCTTGCTGCCCCTCGGCCTCGGCGCCGACTGCTCGCCGTCCTTCGCCCCGCCGCCCTTCGCCCCGCCGCCCTTCGCCCTCTCGCCGCTGCCGCCCTACCTCCTGTCAGACTTGGAGGCCGACGCCTCACCGCCGCAGCCGGAAGCCAACCTCCCGCGGCGCCTTCTGCCCATCCACCgctcgccgccctgcctcccctcgAACTCGGAATCGGGGGCCGACCGCTCGCCGCCGCAGCACGACGACGCGGATGCTGTCTTGCTCCCGGACTGGGAGGTTCTTGTCCTGACTGACGCTGAGCCTGGCGCCAAGGCGACGTGCGCCTTCCAGGGTGGAGCGTCGTCCCCGGCGAGCGCGCTTGGGAGGCTGCCGGGGTCGGGCCGCCACGCCTACATCTGCCCAATGCCCGAGCCTGCCCGGAGCCTCCAGCCGCTCCAAGCGCCCGTGCTGCTCCCCACTTCGGCTTCCTCTGCCGATTGCCCTGGCCGCGCATTGCTGAATTGGACCGGCCGGATCGCGTTCAGCTCTGCAACTCTCGACAGTGGCGATGTTCTTGTCTTTGAAAAGGGCGTCAACCATGTTGCTGGCGGTGTCCAATGCCTGTATCGCTACTGTGGCGAGACCCATGCCGTGGTGGCCTCCTTCCCTGCCATCACGTCCGTACAGCAGGTTACCCGGTGCCCCGCTCCACCGATCCATCTGAACTCTAGGAACACAGAGTTCCGTGTCACCGTGGCAGCCACGGGCGAGGATCCAATCCCCACACTCGTGACTTATCGTCCATGGCAGAGTGAAAGTGGCTTGCCGGTGGCACCGGAAAAGAACCTGATTTGTGCATGCACTATGATTCACAATGTCTCAAAGTTTCTTCGCGAATGGGTGCTGTATcatgccgctgtcggggtggaccactTCATCCTGTACGACAATGGAAGTAAGGATGACTTGGCAGATCAAGTTGCCCAGTTGAGGTCAGCCGGAATCAGCATCTCCACCGTGCCTTGGCCGTGGATCAAAATGCAGGAAGCCGGCTTCTCCCATTGTGCCGCAACGCACCAGAGCTCTTGCAAGTGGATGGCCTTTATTGACGTCGACGAGTTCGTTTTTTCGCCCAACTGGGAACGATCTGAGAAGCCGTCAAAATCGATGCTTGAGGCGATTGTTCAGGTTGATCCAGATGTCGGGCAGGTACATCTGTGGTGCTTTGATTTTGGCCCCTCTGGCCAAACATCACACCCACAGGAGGGCGTCATCCAAGGATACACATGCCGTCTGAAGAGGTTTCTGAGGCACAAATCGCTGGTTCTGCTTGCTGCAGTGGACCATTCTTTGGAGAATGCAATTCACCACTTCACACTGAAGGCTGGTTTCAAAAGTATACGGAGCATGCAGGCACGTGTGAACCATTATAAGTACCAGGCATGGACCGAGTTCAAGCATAAGTTCAAACGACGAGTGTCTGCCTACGTGGCTGACTGGAGAGATCCAATCAACCTTGAGTCCGCTGACCGGGCCCCCGGCTTAGGCGTTGATGGAGTTGAACCGGTTGATTGGGCGCAAAGGTATTGCGACATCAAGGATAACCTGCTTCAGAAATTGAGCTCAAGATGGTTCGGTAATGGATTGGGAAGTCCGGGATCTCAGGATACTTAG